From the genome of Elusimicrobiota bacterium, one region includes:
- a CDS encoding glycogen-binding domain-containing protein: MNKPEIKRLEIKRLSIKKLVETRFAKFIEISRYNQFLFISIYFYLFLFSAVYAQPLESLIVENGVRFSYQAPDAQTVTLAGEFNQWTPDKIFLTKDEKGIWTVVYPLTEGKYEYKFVIDGNWMEGANLVLRLKKDKEGKLFIPEEKGTIAPYSGKIRFGGKFAGLLYSRYDTANNDWRIDSDSSSIHLDIDWFAKPFDEGACYARMEIESKTRSFNLKFKQGDINFTPKGINLKAYYNEKLIQFDNPLKSLDTAVSVRYEAINFFDELNPHKGYGMDTQGLFQSSEIYGFTETFFYSNLTDTNEDTIGLRLKKPLDKVTFGLTYFLNRGSKWSYTFGSSGVGWFDDPEVIPEGRSYDTTLSTQPWYKGGVNTQNFGFDFIFKFHDKLTFFSEYTKGSQKLVATRWNESKNTDVAIDKEWLIKNTDDALAGFKVLPIENLATEISYQNKNQKLGAKLYSSNKAETNIIKGVTRYSQKPFLFGIELAQQSSKKLDSKIYIDGDLHPYFNQIYFYQQQSTVYNLPENDFYVMPFVSFEIDRVKAKLISRMHNSKAWETGGTSGTVFTDPSWKLYSSKIYETILDHSIKIIEPIYFEGSTRFSYIKIPGTKKSYISEFLAVVLKFKNSAYLKLGWGVDPENFDEDIYEDIDRREEFLYNNYLTTGSIFDAEKLLTTEKQISLRTEIKF; encoded by the coding sequence ATGAATAAACCAGAGATTAAGAGATTAGAGATTAAGAGATTAAGTATTAAGAAACTCGTAGAAACACGCTTCGCGAAATTTATTGAAATTAGTCGTTACAATCAATTTCTATTTATTTCTATTTATTTCTATTTATTTCTGTTCTCTGCCGTTTATGCCCAGCCTCTAGAATCACTCATTGTAGAAAATGGTGTAAGATTCTCATATCAAGCACCTGATGCACAAACTGTTACACTTGCAGGCGAGTTCAATCAATGGACACCAGATAAAATTTTTCTTACAAAAGATGAAAAAGGAATCTGGACTGTTGTCTATCCATTAACTGAAGGCAAATACGAATATAAATTTGTGATTGATGGTAACTGGATGGAAGGTGCTAATCTCGTGCTGCGATTGAAAAAGGATAAAGAAGGCAAACTGTTTATCCCAGAAGAAAAAGGAACGATTGCACCATATTCAGGCAAAATCAGGTTTGGCGGCAAATTTGCAGGGCTTTTGTATTCCAGATATGACACTGCTAATAACGACTGGCGAATAGATTCGGATTCATCATCTATACATTTGGATATTGACTGGTTTGCCAAACCGTTTGATGAAGGCGCTTGTTATGCAAGAATGGAAATAGAATCAAAAACAAGAAGTTTCAACCTTAAATTCAAACAGGGTGATATTAATTTTACACCAAAAGGTATAAACCTAAAAGCATATTATAACGAGAAACTTATCCAGTTTGATAATCCGCTGAAAAGTTTGGATACCGCAGTTTCAGTCAGGTATGAAGCGATAAATTTTTTTGATGAACTAAATCCTCACAAAGGCTATGGAATGGATACACAGGGTCTTTTTCAGAGTTCAGAAATTTACGGCTTTACAGAAACATTTTTTTATTCAAACTTAACCGACACAAATGAAGATACAATCGGTCTCCGTCTAAAAAAACCGCTTGATAAGGTTACATTCGGGCTGACTTATTTTTTAAACCGCGGAAGCAAATGGTCTTATACTTTCGGTTCAAGTGGAGTTGGTTGGTTTGATGACCCTGAGGTAATTCCGGAAGGTAGAAGTTATGACACCACACTTTCAACCCAGCCGTGGTATAAAGGCGGCGTTAATACACAAAACTTTGGATTTGATTTCATATTCAAGTTCCACGACAAACTTACATTCTTTTCAGAATATACCAAAGGTAGCCAGAAACTCGTTGCAACACGATGGAATGAAAGCAAAAATACTGATGTGGCAATAGATAAAGAATGGCTTATCAAAAATACTGATGATGCACTTGCAGGATTCAAGGTTTTACCGATAGAAAATCTTGCAACTGAAATATCATATCAGAATAAAAACCAAAAACTTGGCGCAAAACTTTATTCCAGCAATAAAGCAGAAACAAACATAATAAAAGGAGTAACCAGGTATTCTCAAAAACCATTCTTATTTGGAATTGAACTTGCACAGCAGTCATCAAAAAAACTTGATAGTAAGATATATATTGACGGTGATTTGCATCCGTATTTTAACCAGATTTATTTTTATCAACAACAATCTACCGTCTACAATCTACCTGAAAACGATTTCTATGTAATGCCGTTCGTTTCTTTTGAAATAGACAGGGTCAAAGCAAAACTTATCTCAAGAATGCATAACTCTAAAGCTTGGGAAACCGGCGGAACATCAGGCACAGTATTCACAGACCCTTCTTGGAAGTTATATTCCAGCAAGATTTATGAAACTATTTTAGACCATTCAATAAAAATTATTGAGCCAATATATTTTGAAGGTTCTACAAGATTTTCATATATAAAAATCCCGGGCACAAAAAAATCGTATATTTCAGAATTCCTTGCTGTTGTACTAAAATTCAAAAACTCCGCATATCTGAAACTTGGCTGGGGTGTTGACCCCGAAAATTTTGATGAAGACATTTATGAAGATATTGATAGACGAGAAGAATTTTTATATAATAATTACCTGACAACTGGCTCTATTTTTGATGCAGAAAAGTTATTAACAACCGAAAAACAAATCTCATTAAGAACCGAAATCAAATTCTAA
- a CDS encoding glycogen-binding domain-containing protein, translating to MKTRITQIFITRITQMKTQMTADNNTQVNTDMSLRDRRSWQSHPFSLLLFSILYSLFSGFIGCASIQQRLPPPYLHKGEIVFQYISPSARNVSVAGEFNGWEYKPDQSRAIRMKKNEQGIWEARAKIESGRYQYKYVIDYQTWILDPNNPYTIDDGTGNLNSLLIVK from the coding sequence ATGAAAACACGAATTACACAGATTTTTATAACGCGGATTACGCAGATGAAAACGCAGATGACCGCAGATAATAATACACAGGTTAACACGGATATGTCATTGCGAGACCGAAGGTCGTGGCAATCTCATCCTTTTTCGCTTTTACTATTCTCTATTCTCTATTCTCTATTCTCTGGTTTTATCGGCTGTGCATCAATCCAGCAACGATTACCACCACCGTATCTTCATAAGGGTGAAATTGTATTCCAGTATATCTCGCCATCTGCAAGAAATGTATCGGTCGCCGGCGAGTTCAACGGCTGGGAATATAAACCTGACCAATCAAGAGCAATCCGAATGAAAAAAAATGAGCAGGGTATCTGGGAAGCACGAGCAAAAATTGAGTCAGGCAGATATCAATACAAATATGTAATTGATTACCAGACATGGATTTTAGATCCGAATAATCCGTATACAATTGATGATGGAACCGGCAATTTGAATTCTTTATTGATTGTTAAGTGA
- a CDS encoding PilZ domain-containing protein, translated as MELRKHERISVSVLIDVYELGSVIAKGRGHVSDISIGGLSLDTHVALDIGTMLFLKIGDFPIEIKGKVIRIQQGVGVNRYGVKFIDLGFFDKRKLKKHIEAYFKK; from the coding sequence ATGGAACTGCGAAAACACGAAAGAATATCGGTATCAGTACTGATTGATGTCTATGAACTTGGTTCTGTAATAGCGAAAGGTAGAGGACATGTATCTGACATATCTATTGGCGGTCTATCATTAGATACACATGTTGCACTTGATATAGGAACAATGTTATTCCTGAAAATTGGTGATTTTCCAATAGAGATAAAAGGAAAGGTTATCCGGATACAACAAGGCGTAGGTGTTAATCGTTATGGTGTCAAGTTTATAGATTTAGGTTTTTTTGACAAACGGAAATTGAAAAAACATATAGAAGCATATTTCAAAAAATGA
- a CDS encoding tetratricopeptide repeat protein: MVTKQFLLLVACCLLLVSCLFSQELNDTIAQGDWDTIITECEKMYQKQGGAGEGPDFIELSYVLSVGYFLTGNLVKKNIYKELAFKNEEQTNRISIFVDNLYKKYPKSASVSILKGIILEYQNNPEADEVFRKAIKRSKKYGRDINFFYTYFKTELDENIIKQYEKVVELNPLDAIGYYNLGLSYQESGYLTNAKEKYEKAISLNPNIPDLYNNLGLIYLSWNIIDKAIENFNKAVKIKPEFQQAYYNLGILYMKIENVDSAIPAFEKAVELKESDFEALNNLGIAYRKKKMYLEAEKSFLLATEINKNFAKAFYNLALVQEELGKKNEAVNSYKKAIETETQPAYYNNLGLLYTETGKPQEAKLCFEKAVELDDSYLPAIYNAGVVNKQLGDYASALNYYFKATELDPDDASVYSNIANVYLLTGKKEDAKEFYNKAVTIDDNFPQVHYNLGNLYFDENNFSSAESYYNKAISLDKNFQAAYNNLALLYKKTGQLEKSKTIFNATLSINKHNKEALLNLANICFDEKKFDDAERYYKTALDYDPQFVEAWFNFGNLLAEKKLYDDAIKCYKKATELNPKFADAYFNLGNVYREKNMNNQAFKAYREVFQIAKKQKPQKIEKPTKTDTELENMYLKAADLFQKENYIEAAKLLKEVLKYNPKYASAQKYLDKTVSIIDTIKKY; the protein is encoded by the coding sequence ATGGTAACTAAACAATTTTTGTTGCTTGTTGCTTGTTGCTTGTTACTTGTTAGTTGTTTGTTTTCGCAAGAACTAAATGATACAATAGCGCAAGGTGATTGGGATACAATTATTACAGAATGTGAAAAGATGTATCAGAAGCAAGGGGGGGCGGGAGAGGGACCTGATTTTATAGAATTAAGTTATGTGCTATCAGTCGGCTATTTTTTGACAGGTAATTTAGTGAAAAAAAATATCTACAAGGAACTCGCATTCAAAAATGAAGAACAAACGAACCGGATTTCAATTTTTGTAGATAACCTGTATAAAAAATATCCAAAAAGCGCTTCTGTATCTATACTCAAAGGTATTATTCTTGAATATCAAAACAATCCAGAAGCAGATGAGGTGTTCAGAAAAGCAATAAAGCGGTCAAAAAAATACGGGCGGGATATAAACTTTTTTTATACATATTTTAAAACAGAACTTGATGAAAATATCATCAAGCAATATGAGAAAGTAGTAGAACTCAACCCGCTTGATGCCATCGGGTATTACAATTTAGGACTTTCATATCAAGAGTCAGGATATCTCACAAACGCAAAAGAAAAATATGAAAAAGCAATTTCACTTAATCCAAATATTCCGGATTTATATAACAATCTTGGACTTATCTATCTCAGTTGGAATATTATTGATAAAGCAATAGAAAATTTTAATAAAGCAGTCAAAATCAAGCCGGAGTTTCAACAGGCATATTATAATCTCGGTATTCTGTATATGAAAATAGAAAATGTTGATAGTGCGATTCCTGCTTTTGAGAAAGCAGTTGAACTTAAAGAGTCCGATTTTGAGGCACTTAATAATTTAGGGATTGCATACCGAAAAAAGAAAATGTATCTAGAAGCCGAAAAATCGTTTCTTTTAGCAACGGAAATAAATAAAAATTTTGCAAAAGCATTCTATAATCTTGCACTTGTTCAAGAAGAACTTGGTAAAAAAAATGAAGCAGTTAATTCATATAAAAAAGCGATTGAGACCGAAACCCAACCTGCGTATTATAATAACTTGGGACTTTTATATACAGAAACAGGCAAACCTCAAGAAGCGAAATTATGTTTTGAGAAAGCAGTTGAACTTGATGATTCATATCTTCCCGCTATCTACAACGCTGGTGTTGTTAACAAACAACTTGGGGATTATGCATCTGCATTAAATTATTATTTTAAGGCGACCGAACTTGACCCGGATGATGCATCGGTTTATTCCAATATCGCTAATGTCTATCTTCTAACCGGCAAGAAGGAAGATGCAAAAGAGTTTTACAATAAAGCGGTTACTATAGATGATAATTTTCCACAGGTACATTACAATCTCGGGAATCTGTATTTTGACGAGAATAATTTTAGTTCAGCAGAAAGTTATTACAATAAAGCAATCTCACTTGATAAAAATTTTCAAGCAGCATATAATAACCTTGCACTTTTGTATAAAAAAACAGGTCAACTTGAAAAATCAAAAACTATCTTTAATGCTACACTATCAATCAATAAACATAATAAAGAGGCACTGCTTAATCTCGCTAATATCTGTTTTGATGAGAAGAAATTTGATGATGCAGAAAGATATTATAAAACTGCGCTTGATTATGACCCGCAATTTGTGGAAGCGTGGTTTAATTTCGGTAATCTGTTAGCAGAAAAAAAATTGTATGATGATGCTATAAAATGTTATAAAAAAGCGACTGAACTTAACCCGAAATTCGCTGATGCATATTTTAATTTAGGAAATGTCTACAGAGAAAAGAATATGAATAATCAGGCATTCAAAGCATACCGCGAGGTTTTTCAAATAGCAAAAAAACAGAAACCACAGAAAATTGAGAAACCAACAAAAACAGATACAGAACTTGAAAATATGTATCTAAAAGCAGCCGACCTGTTCCAGAAAGAAAATTACATAGAAGCTGCAAAATTGTTAAAAGAAGTGCTGAAATACAATCCGAAATATGCATCAGCACAGAAATATCTTGATAAAACAGTAAGTATCATTGATACCATAAAAAAATATTAA
- a CDS encoding SUMF1/EgtB/PvdO family nonheme iron enzyme — MKKIIIILVIVYLTFEIVTDMYFLKKEIPKITKKEIVTPSAKPEKLPEYKKEKESVSNITIEELLKKEKGAISDETKLSVYERKEKKDITEDIQTAEEYKKTDELIASSKVAEPLERISVTSEDIGDMVLVDDGEFIFGSNTGLENERPARRFYLEKFYIDKYEVTNKKYKEFVDTTGHTPPLDWSGNEPPIGKLDHPVTNVSYNDAVAYTKWCGKRLPTEQEWEKVAKGPGVRLYPWGDMFDDSKANVIKRFFRRGTTSVGSFEDGKSFYGCYDLSGNVWEWTSSDYQGNMKKISIIAIQFSMIISVLIVGIMCVTGYLIIKNQKKEITNDMLSKGKYFTNSISSYAKQAFFPEPDIFFLKYLTEEMLKDESIIYVNIYKNDSRLMASEKNIRNSKKYSKNYSGCTCSRYFVNIYSCKYTCPSYK; from the coding sequence ATGAAAAAAATAATCATTATTCTTGTAATCGTATATCTAACTTTTGAGATAGTAACCGATATGTATTTTCTTAAAAAAGAGATTCCTAAAATAACAAAAAAAGAAATTGTAACTCCATCTGCAAAACCTGAAAAACTACCGGAATATAAAAAAGAAAAAGAATCTGTTTCCAATATAACAATAGAAGAACTGCTAAAAAAAGAGAAAGGTGCGATTTCAGATGAAACTAAACTTTCTGTATACGAACGAAAAGAAAAAAAGGATATAACAGAAGATATACAAACTGCAGAAGAATACAAAAAAACGGATGAACTTATTGCCTCGTCAAAAGTTGCAGAACCGCTTGAAAGGATATCTGTCACATCTGAAGATATAGGCGATATGGTTTTGGTTGACGACGGCGAGTTTATTTTTGGCTCTAATACCGGACTTGAAAATGAGCGACCTGCAAGACGGTTCTATCTGGAAAAATTTTATATTGATAAATACGAAGTTACAAATAAAAAATATAAAGAGTTTGTTGATACAACAGGGCATACACCACCATTGGATTGGTCAGGCAATGAACCACCAATAGGTAAACTTGACCATCCTGTAACAAATGTCTCATATAATGATGCTGTTGCATACACAAAATGGTGTGGAAAACGACTCCCTACAGAACAGGAATGGGAAAAAGTAGCAAAAGGTCCAGGTGTACGACTTTATCCATGGGGTGATATGTTTGATGATAGTAAAGCAAATGTGATAAAACGGTTTTTCAGACGAGGCACAACATCTGTTGGTTCTTTTGAAGATGGTAAAAGTTTCTACGGCTGCTATGACCTATCAGGTAATGTTTGGGAATGGACTTCGTCTGATTATCAAGGAAATATGAAAAAAATAAGTATCATCGCAATACAGTTTAGTATGATAATTTCTGTTTTGATTGTTGGAATAATGTGTGTTACAGGATACCTTATTATAAAAAACCAAAAAAAAGAGATTACCAACGATATGCTGTCTAAGGGAAAATATTTTACCAATTCTATCTCTTCATATGCAAAACAGGCATTTTTCCCGGAACCTGATATTTTCTTTCTGAAATATCTTACTGAAGAAATGTTAAAAGATGAATCTATAATTTATGTCAATATCTATAAAAATGATTCAAGACTTATGGCATCTGAGAAAAATATCAGAAACAGCAAAAAATATAGCAAAAATTACAGTGGTTGCACTTGTAGCCGGTATTTTGTTAACATTTATTCTTGTAAATATACTTGTCCGTCCTATAAATAA
- a CDS encoding adenylate/guanylate cyclase domain-containing protein: MLTFILVNILVRPINKLSVVAKKVEKGEFDVKVDIKSRNEIGSLATAFNEITEGLKEREFIKTTFKSYVPKQVAELLLTKKDEIGLKGETKTVSVLFSDIRGFTTLSEKLQPEEVVEMLNDYFKLMTEIIFKNDGVLDKFMGDAILCFWNAPFEQKDHALKAVKCGMEMLEALFRYNLERKKLNKQIFLSETTYNFIKDSCDVTTCGKMKFKGKEEEIEIYELNALKTL, from the coding sequence TTGTTAACATTTATTCTTGTAAATATACTTGTCCGTCCTATAAATAAACTTTCGGTTGTTGCTAAAAAAGTAGAAAAAGGCGAGTTTGATGTCAAAGTTGATATAAAATCAAGAAATGAAATCGGTTCACTGGCAACTGCATTTAATGAAATAACAGAAGGACTTAAAGAGCGCGAGTTCATAAAAACAACATTCAAAAGTTATGTTCCAAAACAGGTTGCAGAACTGCTGCTTACAAAAAAAGATGAAATCGGACTTAAAGGCGAAACAAAAACGGTTTCGGTTCTTTTCTCGGATATTCGGGGATTTACTACATTGTCCGAAAAACTTCAACCTGAAGAAGTAGTTGAAATGCTTAATGACTACTTTAAGTTAATGACTGAAATTATCTTTAAGAACGATGGTGTGCTTGACAAATTTATGGGAGATGCTATACTATGTTTCTGGAATGCACCATTTGAGCAGAAAGACCATGCATTAAAAGCAGTAAAATGTGGGATGGAGATGCTTGAGGCACTTTTTAGATATAATTTAGAACGAAAAAAGTTAAATAAACAGATTTTTCTATCAGAAACAACCTATAATTTCATAAAAGATTCCTGTGATGTTACAACCTGTGGCAAGATGAAGTTCAAAGGTAAAGAAGAAGAAATAGAAATTTACGAGTTAAACGCATTAAAAACATTATAA
- a CDS encoding cyclic nucleotide-binding domain-containing protein, producing MENLEFLKEIELLREMGDEELIKILRFAKEEFCKEGKKIFDEGDTGDRFYIVKSGLIKITKRSEKTQQDEFLAYIREKQFFGEMALLTDMPRCATATAKKDSVLIMISKQDFEKILNETTEIALKVYKVFINVLCKRLRKADNKMADSFFTPPPLSSVI from the coding sequence ATGGAAAACTTGGAATTTCTGAAAGAGATAGAACTTCTTAGAGAAATGGGCGATGAAGAACTTATTAAAATTTTAAGATTTGCAAAAGAAGAATTTTGTAAAGAAGGTAAAAAGATTTTTGATGAAGGTGATACAGGTGATAGATTTTATATTGTAAAATCAGGTCTTATAAAAATTACAAAAAGGTCAGAAAAAACTCAGCAGGATGAGTTTTTAGCATATATACGAGAGAAACAGTTTTTTGGCGAAATGGCGCTTTTAACAGATATGCCAAGATGCGCAACTGCAACCGCAAAAAAAGATTCGGTTCTTATTATGATTTCAAAACAGGACTTTGAAAAGATATTAAATGAAACGACAGAGATAGCATTAAAGGTCTATAAGGTGTTTATAAATGTACTTTGTAAAAGACTGAGAAAAGCGGATAATAAAATGGCTGACTCGTTTTTTACGCCACCACCATTATCATCTGTAATATAA
- a CDS encoding glycogen-binding domain-containing protein has protein sequence MLKKCLLVAGLVCLWNVLILSGLLESAGLGARVKKEETTETKKDGPVETKNGVKFTYKGSAENVFLAGSFNDWSATKNPLKQIKQDVWETVLPLDVGKYQYKFVVDGNWLTDPENPETTDDGLGGKNSVVEVKSGVEKIVSKAKGGPVETKAGVKFVYKGTAENVFLAGSFNDWSTTKNLLKQVKQDVWEIVLPLDAGKYQYKFVVDGNWTPDAENPNTADDGYGGQNAIVEVTKSAEKIVPTGKDKSSAPFPVKDGYKFTFYAPTADAVCLAGSFNNWADSKDGVIENPQYLMKKNPQGIWVKIVPLSSGQYQYKYCVDGKPDGWTADPHNNKNLDKDGNSILIVK, from the coding sequence ATGTTAAAAAAGTGTTTGCTTGTTGCTGGTTTGGTTTGTTTATGGAATGTCCTGATTCTGTCTGGACTGCTTGAATCTGCAGGGCTTGGAGCAAGAGTAAAAAAAGAGGAAACAACTGAAACAAAAAAAGACGGTCCTGTAGAAACCAAAAATGGCGTAAAATTCACCTACAAAGGCAGTGCCGAAAATGTGTTTCTTGCAGGCTCGTTTAATGATTGGAGCGCTACAAAAAATCCACTGAAACAAATAAAGCAAGATGTATGGGAAACAGTGCTACCATTAGATGTCGGAAAGTATCAATACAAATTTGTTGTTGACGGTAACTGGTTAACTGACCCTGAAAATCCGGAAACAACCGATGACGGTCTCGGTGGTAAAAACTCGGTTGTTGAAGTAAAAAGTGGTGTAGAAAAAATTGTTTCTAAAGCAAAAGGCGGACCTGTTGAGACAAAAGCAGGCGTAAAATTCGTCTACAAAGGTACTGCCGAAAATGTGTTTCTTGCAGGCTCGTTCAACGACTGGAGCACAACAAAAAATCTACTCAAACAGGTAAAGCAAGATGTATGGGAAATAGTGCTTCCGTTAGATGCTGGAAAATATCAATACAAGTTCGTGGTGGACGGGAACTGGACACCAGACGCTGAAAATCCAAATACAGCTGATGACGGCTACGGCGGACAAAATGCTATTGTAGAAGTCACAAAAAGCGCAGAAAAAATAGTCCCAACCGGCAAAGATAAAAGTTCAGCACCGTTTCCTGTAAAAGATGGATATAAGTTTACATTCTATGCACCAACAGCAGATGCGGTGTGCCTGGCGGGCTCGTTCAATAACTGGGCTGATAGTAAAGATGGGGTTATTGAAAATCCTCAATACCTGATGAAAAAAAATCCACAGGGAATCTGGGTAAAAATTGTTCCACTATCCTCAGGACAATATCAGTACAAATACTGTGTTGACGGAAAACCAGATGGCTGGACCGCAGACCCACATAACAATAAAAATCTTGATAAAGATGGAAATTCAATTTTAATTGTAAAATGA